A part of Myxococcales bacterium genomic DNA contains:
- the acs gene encoding acetate--CoA ligase, which produces MAIHPFSWQSSKEKQQSYKKASSLSYDRFWHHEAMRLSWKESFHQVHDGTFAGGEWFLGGGLNASFNCLDRHIENGLGQKTAIIFENEDGFVKKYSYQELHRLTCQIAHLLHERGITSGDRVAIYMPMNPQGIASMLACARLGAIHTVIFGGFAKEALIDRIHDAKAKAVITADSTKRKGHTIKLKDVVDKALDDTKCNSVETVLCFDCETLASDSRYIRFVPTDNWAEKVREPHSFDAQHPLFILYTSGTTGKPKGIFHATGGYLVQVASTTQWIFDLKDKDLFWCSADIGWITGHSYICYGPLLLGNSIFIFEGAFNFPSAARLYQLIEQHKISVLYTAPTAVRMLMAAGEEYKGQHDISSLRLLGSVGEPINPEAWSWYKRVLGEDRCDIVDTWWQTETGAIMMSAVPDIDTPKAGSASKAFFAIDAEIISEQGELCKNNETGYLLIKKPWPSLARGIWGDQERFLQSYFDKFPGAYFTGDGAYFDLDKDIHINGRIDDVVNISGHRLGTAEVESALVAHAAIAEAAVVGIHDDVTGQRLVAFVSLMPNVEPSDGLEEQLKEQVKNCIGSFAKPAAIHFRALLPKTRSGKIMRRLLRSIARGEEVKADITTLEDSSALTTT; this is translated from the coding sequence GTGGCAATCCATCCTTTTTCTTGGCAGTCCAGTAAAGAGAAACAGCAATCTTACAAGAAAGCCTCTTCACTTAGTTATGACAGATTTTGGCACCACGAAGCCATGCGATTATCGTGGAAAGAGAGTTTTCATCAGGTACACGACGGCACATTCGCTGGTGGCGAATGGTTTTTAGGAGGAGGCCTCAACGCTTCGTTTAACTGCCTGGATCGACATATTGAAAATGGCCTGGGGCAAAAGACAGCGATCATTTTTGAAAATGAGGATGGCTTTGTAAAAAAATATTCTTATCAAGAGCTTCACAGATTAACTTGTCAAATTGCTCATTTGCTTCATGAACGGGGTATCACTTCAGGCGATCGCGTCGCAATTTATATGCCCATGAACCCTCAAGGCATTGCTTCCATGCTTGCTTGCGCGCGACTGGGTGCTATCCATACAGTAATTTTCGGTGGATTTGCTAAAGAAGCTTTGATAGACCGCATTCACGATGCTAAAGCGAAAGCGGTCATAACAGCGGATTCTACCAAACGAAAAGGGCATACTATTAAGTTAAAAGACGTTGTTGATAAGGCTTTGGATGATACAAAATGTAATTCCGTAGAAACTGTGCTTTGTTTTGATTGTGAGACTTTAGCAAGCGATTCTCGTTATATTCGTTTTGTTCCAACCGATAACTGGGCAGAAAAAGTAAGAGAACCACACTCTTTTGATGCTCAGCATCCACTTTTTATTTTGTATACCTCGGGAACAACAGGTAAACCAAAAGGCATTTTTCACGCCACAGGTGGTTACTTAGTTCAAGTTGCCTCAACGACACAGTGGATATTTGACCTCAAAGATAAAGACTTATTTTGGTGTAGCGCAGATATTGGCTGGATCACCGGTCATAGCTACATTTGCTACGGTCCACTTTTGCTGGGCAATAGTATTTTTATTTTTGAAGGCGCCTTTAATTTTCCTTCAGCTGCAAGGTTATACCAACTGATCGAGCAACATAAAATTTCTGTCCTCTACACGGCTCCTACCGCAGTTCGCATGCTCATGGCTGCAGGTGAAGAATACAAAGGACAACACGATATCTCTTCTCTGCGGCTTTTGGGAAGCGTTGGTGAACCCATCAACCCTGAGGCATGGTCGTGGTACAAACGCGTCTTGGGTGAAGATCGTTGTGATATCGTTGACACTTGGTGGCAAACTGAAACTGGTGCCATCATGATGAGCGCGGTTCCCGATATCGACACTCCAAAGGCTGGTTCAGCATCAAAGGCATTTTTTGCTATCGATGCAGAAATTATTTCTGAACAGGGAGAGCTTTGTAAAAATAATGAAACAGGTTATCTTTTGATCAAAAAGCCTTGGCCATCACTTGCTCGAGGTATTTGGGGTGACCAGGAACGATTTTTACAAAGCTACTTTGATAAATTTCCTGGAGCTTATTTTACCGGAGATGGCGCATATTTCGATTTAGACAAAGATATACACATTAACGGACGCATTGATGACGTGGTAAATATCTCCGGTCACCGCTTAGGTACAGCGGAGGTAGAAAGTGCGCTTGTTGCACATGCAGCAATAGCAGAAGCAGCGGTAGTAGGAATTCATGACGATGTCACAGGTCAACGCTTAGTTGCCTTTGTAAGCCTCATGCCAAATGTAGAGCCAAGTGATGGTCTTGAAGAACAGCTTAAAGAGCAAGTAAAAAATTGCATTGGTTCTTTTGCCAAACCTGCTGCTATTCACTTTAGAGCTTTGTTGCCTAAAACTCGCTCAGGCAAAATCATGCGCAGACTGCTTAGATCAATTGCACGAGGTGAAGAGGTTAAAGCTGATATAACGACGTTGGAAGATAGCAGTGCGCTCACAACAACATAG
- a CDS encoding M48 family metallopeptidase produces MNIFDNWFFVVFLIFYLAYLLVEIGLDLLNIRHVDQHKSHVPDLFKGIYSETDYKKSIDYTKAKTNFKIFTLILKTAFVFTLILSGFFGHLDTWLSAYFSNTFWRGVIYPFAVGGVFFVFGIPQSYFYQFVLEEKFGFNRMNFKTFVLDQIKGALLGLLFGVPLIAALLWIIGESGPQWWIFGFALVMGFQLFTAAIYPVFLAPIFNKFSPLADGSLKTRIEDLAKKVNFKMAGIFTIDGSKRSSHSNAFFAGLGSMRRIVLFDTLIEKHSEDEIVGVIAHEMGHNVKKHIQKSLVLSSVIMLALFYVLSLCIQWPPFFTALGAFQPSIHVGLVLFALFSSVFMFPISPIFTKISRHNEFEADEFSVHTTRDKKHLADALVKLTKENLGNLTPHPWYSAYHYSHPTTLERVKAIEAVSLD; encoded by the coding sequence ATGAACATTTTTGATAATTGGTTTTTTGTTGTATTTTTGATTTTTTACTTAGCGTATTTATTGGTTGAAATTGGTCTCGACCTTCTTAATATACGCCACGTCGATCAACATAAATCCCACGTACCCGATTTATTTAAGGGGATATATTCTGAAACTGACTACAAAAAATCCATCGACTACACCAAAGCAAAAACTAATTTTAAGATTTTCACTCTCATATTAAAAACTGCTTTTGTTTTTACTTTGATTTTGAGTGGTTTTTTTGGACATCTCGACACCTGGCTTTCTGCTTATTTCAGCAATACTTTTTGGCGAGGAGTTATTTATCCCTTTGCCGTAGGTGGCGTATTTTTTGTTTTTGGAATCCCTCAATCATATTTTTACCAGTTCGTTTTAGAAGAAAAATTTGGTTTTAACCGAATGAATTTTAAAACCTTTGTACTCGATCAAATTAAAGGTGCGCTTTTAGGATTATTATTTGGAGTTCCACTTATTGCTGCTTTGCTCTGGATTATTGGTGAGAGTGGTCCTCAATGGTGGATTTTTGGCTTTGCATTAGTGATGGGTTTTCAACTTTTCACGGCAGCCATTTATCCCGTGTTTCTAGCTCCTATTTTTAATAAGTTTAGCCCTCTTGCTGATGGAAGCTTAAAGACACGAATCGAGGACTTGGCGAAAAAAGTTAATTTTAAAATGGCTGGAATTTTTACCATAGATGGTTCTAAACGTTCCTCGCACTCTAATGCTTTTTTTGCAGGCCTTGGCTCAATGAGACGGATTGTTTTGTTTGATACGCTCATAGAAAAACATTCCGAAGATGAAATTGTTGGCGTAATTGCTCATGAAATGGGACATAACGTCAAAAAACATATCCAAAAAAGTTTGGTGTTATCTTCGGTTATTATGCTGGCACTCTTTTACGTGCTCTCCCTTTGCATTCAATGGCCACCTTTTTTCACTGCACTTGGTGCCTTTCAGCCAAGCATTCATGTAGGACTTGTACTCTTTGCTTTGTTCTCATCGGTATTCATGTTTCCTATTTCACCGATTTTTACAAAAATTTCTCGACACAATGAATTTGAAGCAGATGAGTTTTCGGTTCACACAACTCGGGATAAAAAGCATCTCGCCGATGCATTGGTAAAACTCACCAAGGAAAACTTAGGCAACCTTACACCACATCCTTGGTATAGCGCGTATCATTACTCTCACCCCACTACATTAGAAAGGGTAAAAGCCATCGAAGCTGTAAGCCTAGATTAA
- the metG gene encoding methionine--tRNA ligase, which translates to MQEKYLVTPALPYANGPIHLGHLVEHVQVNIFVRALRMAKKDVLYVCGADSHGTPIEMSAIKAGISPVDFAKQWQKKQDASFKRYDIEFDGGYGSTHTEVNKKHAEQIFKSLKDKGFIQQKEIEQLFDPELKRFLPDRMVKGTCPFCKAQDQYGDNCESCGHTYQPTDLIDAKSALSGATPILKKSRHYFVSLSSLAKQLKDWTAADNTVHPDIQASLERWFQEGLKDWDISRDGPYFGFPIPGEDDKYFYVWLDAPVGYISLSEKAAQLTGKSFKDYWLDKDTKIIHFIGKDIVYFHTLFWPAMLMAADYNLPSQIVVHGMLTVNGEKMSKSRGTFILADTFSKHFDPETLRYYFACKLGSRAEDIDLNLGDFIQRVNTDLINKVINLVSRALPLLGRLFEYHAGELDNDAAELISKAQRSVGEVQNLYLHYEYQKALNEIVRLAEDANKYLQDSAPWKIAGQDPKKSQSILTTGLYIGKICLGLLKPVIPQAVSKLENIINDGQEFYFDTLALPFQKDQKLKAYEHIFKRIDESQLKALKDETMNTAQPNEPQELTEKTSPLISIDKFMDVELRAAKVMHAQAVEGSDKLIECKLNLGKFGERTVFSGLRPHVEPADMVGKTVVLVFNLQPRKMRFGTSEGMILAAGEKVPEPIFLHNTEAGERIR; encoded by the coding sequence ATGCAAGAAAAATACCTTGTTACCCCCGCCCTTCCTTACGCAAATGGTCCCATTCACCTAGGGCACCTTGTTGAACATGTGCAAGTTAATATTTTTGTCCGTGCTCTTCGTATGGCCAAAAAGGATGTGCTCTATGTATGTGGTGCCGATAGCCACGGCACTCCTATAGAAATGAGCGCTATAAAAGCTGGGATCAGCCCAGTTGATTTTGCAAAGCAGTGGCAAAAGAAACAAGACGCAAGTTTTAAACGTTATGATATCGAATTCGATGGTGGCTATGGATCAACTCACACTGAAGTAAATAAAAAGCATGCCGAACAAATTTTTAAGTCACTCAAAGATAAGGGTTTTATTCAGCAAAAAGAAATAGAGCAGTTATTTGATCCTGAACTAAAACGTTTTTTACCTGATCGCATGGTAAAAGGCACATGCCCATTTTGCAAAGCTCAGGATCAATATGGTGACAACTGTGAATCCTGCGGTCACACCTACCAACCTACCGACTTAATTGATGCTAAAAGTGCATTGAGTGGTGCTACACCTATTCTTAAAAAAAGTCGCCACTATTTTGTCTCATTGTCTTCGCTGGCCAAGCAACTTAAAGATTGGACAGCTGCTGACAATACAGTTCATCCAGATATTCAAGCTTCGCTCGAACGGTGGTTTCAAGAGGGACTAAAAGATTGGGACATAAGTAGAGACGGACCTTACTTTGGATTCCCTATACCGGGCGAAGACGACAAATATTTTTACGTATGGCTCGATGCCCCAGTGGGTTACATCAGTCTTAGCGAAAAAGCAGCGCAGTTAACGGGAAAAAGTTTTAAGGATTATTGGCTCGATAAAGACACTAAAATTATTCATTTTATTGGCAAAGATATCGTTTATTTTCACACACTTTTTTGGCCGGCTATGCTTATGGCTGCTGACTATAATTTGCCATCTCAAATAGTGGTGCATGGCATGCTTACCGTCAACGGCGAAAAAATGTCAAAATCTCGCGGAACTTTTATTTTGGCCGACACATTCAGTAAGCACTTCGATCCAGAAACCCTGCGCTACTATTTTGCATGCAAACTTGGCAGTAGAGCTGAAGACATTGATCTCAATTTAGGTGACTTTATTCAACGGGTTAACACCGATCTAATCAATAAGGTCATCAACCTGGTATCTCGCGCATTGCCACTTTTGGGCCGCCTTTTTGAATATCATGCTGGCGAGCTTGATAATGATGCTGCTGAACTTATAAGTAAGGCCCAGCGCAGTGTAGGTGAGGTACAAAATTTGTATCTCCACTATGAATACCAAAAAGCGCTTAATGAAATTGTACGTTTGGCCGAGGACGCTAATAAATATTTGCAAGACAGTGCGCCATGGAAAATAGCAGGCCAAGATCCCAAAAAATCTCAATCAATCCTAACAACAGGACTTTATATTGGAAAGATTTGTCTTGGCCTATTAAAACCCGTAATTCCTCAAGCAGTAAGCAAATTAGAAAACATTATTAACGATGGCCAAGAATTTTATTTTGACACCCTAGCGCTCCCATTTCAAAAAGATCAAAAACTTAAAGCATACGAGCATATATTCAAACGAATTGACGAATCCCAACTTAAAGCTTTAAAGGACGAAACGATGAACACTGCACAACCAAATGAACCACAAGAGTTGACAGAAAAAACTTCACCACTGATCAGTATCGATAAATTTATGGATGTAGAATTGCGGGCTGCCAAAGTTATGCACGCTCAAGCTGTTGAGGGTTCCGATAAACTCATTGAATGCAAGCTTAATTTGGGTAAATTTGGCGAGCGCACTGTTTTTAGCGGGCTGCGCCCCCATGTAGAACCTGCGGATATGGTAGGAAAAACTGTGGTGTTAGTATTTAACCTTCAACCAAGAAAAATGCGTTTTGGTACGAGTGAAGGTATGATTTTGGCTGCTGGAGAAAAAGTGCCAGAACCAATTTTTCTTCACAATACAGAAGCAGGCGAAAGGATTCGATAA
- the tilS gene encoding tRNA lysidine(34) synthetase TilS — protein MTAQQFQPKHLTRTRRVLQVLWSKFDLFLAPFMSQGVVIAVSGGPDSRALLEALACWVPRKKGSFVVATFDHGMRQESLLESQFICQRAKRLGFDVHRESFFSPIMLNEQELRIKRYQALKKICKNYDLKNVCTAHHLEDNAEGYMMALFGVGGGEMGAAMQEVQKFADLRLIRPFLGLKKEDLRLALNMLGLCDYARDSLDEMRIGRRAYIRHEIIPTLKNHKNQIVERLNHFAHKQAWQIQAVSNVAQQIIEWSDNEAIIQAKNADRAVLDKALCTVLKKLAPEKDLRQTWPTREKIINYYFSLESQDKSYTQGLDRPLYKVIVNHLKTKEYSMPGVVIRTNGTKVAIRRV, from the coding sequence ATGACAGCACAACAATTTCAACCAAAACACCTGACGAGGACACGAAGAGTCTTGCAAGTTTTATGGTCGAAATTTGATTTATTTCTAGCGCCATTTATGAGCCAGGGAGTTGTTATTGCAGTCAGTGGAGGGCCAGATTCTCGAGCGCTGTTGGAGGCTCTTGCATGTTGGGTACCCAGAAAAAAAGGAAGCTTTGTTGTAGCAACCTTCGATCATGGAATGCGCCAAGAATCATTGTTGGAATCTCAGTTCATATGCCAGCGAGCTAAAAGGCTTGGTTTTGATGTGCACCGTGAAAGCTTTTTTTCCCCCATAATGCTGAACGAGCAAGAGCTACGCATAAAACGCTATCAGGCTCTAAAAAAAATATGCAAAAATTATGATCTAAAAAATGTGTGTACGGCTCATCATCTTGAGGATAACGCTGAAGGTTATATGATGGCTCTATTTGGAGTTGGAGGAGGGGAGATGGGGGCAGCAATGCAAGAAGTTCAAAAATTTGCGGACCTTAGGTTGATAAGACCTTTTCTTGGGCTCAAAAAAGAAGATCTACGGCTGGCTTTGAATATGCTTGGGTTGTGTGATTATGCTAGGGATAGTTTGGATGAAATGAGAATAGGGCGAAGAGCCTATATTCGGCACGAGATTATCCCCACACTGAAAAATCATAAAAATCAAATCGTTGAGAGGCTGAACCATTTTGCCCATAAACAAGCATGGCAGATTCAGGCTGTGTCAAATGTGGCGCAGCAAATTATTGAATGGAGTGATAATGAGGCAATTATTCAAGCTAAAAACGCAGACCGGGCTGTTTTGGATAAGGCTCTGTGTACGGTACTGAAGAAGCTCGCCCCAGAAAAAGATCTGCGACAAACCTGGCCAACAAGAGAAAAAATAATAAATTATTATTTTTCTTTGGAGTCTCAGGATAAGTCTTATACCCAAGGGCTTGACCGACCGTTATACAAGGTTATTGTTAACCACTTGAAAACTAAAGAGTACTCTATGCCGGGAGTTGTGATAAGAACCAACGGCACGAAGGTCGCCATAAGGCGCGTTTAA
- a CDS encoding ATP-dependent metallopeptidase FtsH/Yme1/Tma family protein yields the protein MKQYQKTLLVWLVFGLFIVTVWSFFGKSNSNRQEKPFSEFLSSVEDGHIKTVTIIGQDFTGENKDGSQFHSTGVVTDHILDTLSKANKKYGTEYQLKKEEGGTFWLIVAQWLPMLLIIGLFMFFMRQIQVGGGRAMSFGKSRARMMTENQSKVTFKNVAGVDECKLELQEIVEFLKDPKKFTRLGGRIPKGVLLMGPPGTGKTLLARAIAGEAAVPFFSIAGSDFVEMFVGVGASRVRDLFEQGKKNAPCIIFIDEIDAVGRQRGAGMGGGHDEREQTLNQMLVEMDGFEANEGVIIIAATNRPDVLDPAILRPGRFDRRVVVPLPDVRGREEIFKVHTVKVPLAEDVDLSILARSTPGMSGADIENLVNESALIAAREGKDQVSMYDFEMAREKIIMGAERRNLVMSRKDIENTAFHEAGHALVSALIRRDAEKEGVFDTTDPVHKVTIIPRGRALGVTMQLPTDDRYNLSKTYALNQIAVMMGGRLAEEIKFKEITSGAGNDIEKATDLAQRMVREWGMSEKMGPLVYGKKEGQIFLGKDISQASDYSEVTAQEIDKEIKSIVNAQYERAKKLLTMHLDMLERVGKALLEYETIDGNELLVLMDGEELKREKPLSRVKTREELNAEREMQEAQQNSKSEYSSQVQHPEPELKKA from the coding sequence GTGAAGCAATATCAAAAAACCCTACTTGTGTGGCTTGTTTTCGGTCTTTTTATCGTGACCGTTTGGAGCTTTTTTGGCAAATCCAACTCGAATCGGCAGGAAAAGCCTTTTTCTGAGTTTTTATCATCAGTTGAAGATGGGCATATAAAAACTGTTACCATTATTGGGCAAGATTTCACTGGAGAAAATAAGGATGGTAGCCAGTTTCATAGCACTGGAGTTGTCACAGATCATATTCTGGATACTCTCAGCAAAGCCAACAAAAAATATGGCACTGAATATCAGCTAAAGAAGGAAGAAGGTGGTACTTTCTGGCTCATAGTCGCGCAGTGGCTTCCGATGCTTTTGATTATTGGCCTTTTTATGTTCTTCATGCGCCAGATCCAGGTTGGTGGCGGTCGTGCGATGTCATTTGGCAAATCTCGTGCCAGAATGATGACAGAAAATCAATCAAAAGTTACGTTTAAGAACGTTGCTGGGGTTGATGAGTGTAAACTCGAACTCCAGGAAATTGTTGAATTCTTGAAAGATCCTAAAAAATTCACTCGTCTTGGGGGACGTATTCCTAAAGGTGTTTTACTGATGGGGCCTCCTGGGACAGGAAAGACTCTCTTAGCTCGTGCGATTGCCGGAGAGGCTGCAGTGCCGTTTTTTAGCATTGCAGGTTCAGATTTCGTGGAGATGTTTGTCGGGGTTGGAGCCAGCCGCGTGCGTGATCTCTTTGAACAAGGGAAAAAGAATGCTCCTTGCATTATTTTCATTGACGAGATTGATGCGGTAGGAAGGCAACGTGGCGCTGGTATGGGTGGTGGTCATGACGAAAGAGAGCAAACCCTTAATCAAATGCTGGTTGAGATGGATGGTTTTGAAGCCAATGAGGGCGTCATCATTATCGCTGCGACTAATCGCCCAGATGTTCTTGATCCAGCTATTCTACGTCCTGGCCGATTTGATAGGAGAGTAGTTGTTCCTTTGCCAGATGTACGCGGCAGAGAAGAAATTTTTAAAGTTCATACTGTTAAAGTTCCTCTTGCTGAAGACGTTGATTTGAGCATTCTTGCTCGTTCCACCCCTGGTATGAGCGGGGCTGACATAGAAAATTTAGTTAACGAATCGGCTTTGATTGCTGCCAGAGAAGGAAAAGATCAGGTCAGCATGTACGATTTTGAAATGGCAAGAGAAAAAATAATCATGGGAGCTGAACGTCGAAATCTTGTGATGTCGCGAAAAGACATTGAAAATACAGCATTTCATGAGGCTGGACATGCCTTGGTATCGGCTCTGATCAGAAGAGACGCTGAAAAAGAAGGTGTTTTTGACACAACTGATCCTGTCCATAAAGTTACTATTATTCCTCGAGGACGTGCGTTGGGTGTGACCATGCAATTACCTACGGATGACCGTTATAATCTGTCGAAAACCTATGCACTTAACCAAATTGCAGTGATGATGGGTGGAAGGCTCGCTGAGGAAATTAAATTTAAAGAAATTACCAGCGGTGCTGGAAATGATATTGAAAAAGCCACTGATCTTGCCCAAAGAATGGTAAGGGAGTGGGGAATGTCAGAAAAAATGGGTCCGCTTGTCTATGGTAAGAAAGAGGGACAAATATTTCTAGGCAAGGATATTTCTCAGGCCTCTGACTATTCCGAAGTTACAGCCCAAGAAATTGATAAAGAAATTAAATCAATAGTAAATGCGCAGTATGAAAGAGCAAAAAAATTATTAACAATGCATTTAGATATGCTGGAAAGAGTAGGGAAGGCACTGCTTGAATACGAAACTATAGACGGAAATGAATTGTTGGTGCTAATGGATGGCGAAGAACTTAAGCGTGAAAAGCCATTGTCTCGTGTGAAAACTCGTGAAGAATTAAATGCAGAGCGAGAAATGCAAGAAGCACAACAAAATTCAAAGTCTGAGTATTCTTCTCAAGTGCAGCATCCTGAACCTGAGTTGAAAAAAGCATAA
- the der gene encoding ribosome biogenesis GTPase Der translates to MSLFEIKHKCILVGKTNVGKSTLFNCLSDKKISIAHGTPGATRDCIMRDAQFFGHQITVVDSGGLEHESHVDNPFQSLVSKRVDNFISQQASVILFVVSAKDGITAADMEVASMLRKTGKPVIAVINKVDHKNNLVNALDCLRFGFEQPVFVSAAQKIGLEELKLKVLEKLKLKPRSSSARHLSLVLSEEPEQVKRHFDPSKLSLAVVGRPNGGKSTFVNAILNEDRVMTSEIPGTTVDAIDTYFSYAGKEICLIDTAGIRRQRSIDEEVEKMAVARSLCAVDRSDVAIMMISAKEGVTEQDKKIAGIIFEKKKACILAINKWDEQTSSETSKTKFIEEVKFHLPFFAYVPVVFLSAKYGHHVFDAIDIAFKLAPRFNKRINTSQLNRALERALEAHQPPSVMGRPLKMYFATQIDTAPPTFAISCSKPREVNYSYKRYLTNYFRKNLDLGEIPLRLVFRSKSDANAFKRDAC, encoded by the coding sequence ATGAGTTTATTTGAGATTAAACACAAGTGTATTCTCGTTGGTAAAACCAATGTAGGTAAAAGTACGCTTTTTAATTGCCTGTCTGACAAAAAAATTAGTATTGCACATGGAACTCCTGGGGCGACTCGTGATTGTATCATGAGGGATGCTCAATTTTTTGGGCACCAAATTACTGTGGTTGATTCAGGGGGACTCGAGCACGAGTCACATGTTGATAATCCCTTTCAAAGTTTGGTGAGTAAACGGGTTGATAACTTCATATCTCAGCAGGCAAGCGTCATCCTTTTTGTGGTGAGCGCAAAGGATGGCATTACTGCAGCAGATATGGAAGTTGCATCTATGCTTCGTAAGACAGGTAAACCGGTTATAGCTGTGATCAATAAGGTTGATCATAAGAATAATTTGGTTAATGCCTTGGATTGTCTACGCTTTGGTTTCGAACAACCGGTATTTGTCAGCGCCGCACAAAAAATTGGTCTTGAGGAGCTTAAGTTAAAAGTTTTGGAGAAGCTGAAGCTAAAGCCTCGATCATCAAGTGCTCGCCACCTTTCACTTGTATTGTCAGAAGAGCCCGAACAGGTGAAGCGTCACTTTGATCCATCTAAACTAAGTCTTGCCGTAGTGGGTAGACCTAACGGCGGTAAATCAACTTTTGTCAACGCGATTCTCAATGAAGACCGGGTCATGACATCAGAAATACCTGGAACCACAGTGGATGCAATCGACACTTACTTTTCTTATGCGGGAAAAGAAATCTGTTTGATCGACACTGCGGGTATTAGGCGCCAGAGAAGTATTGATGAAGAAGTTGAGAAAATGGCTGTTGCACGGTCGCTCTGTGCAGTGGATCGCTCGGATGTTGCCATAATGATGATCAGCGCCAAAGAAGGGGTTACAGAGCAGGATAAAAAAATCGCGGGTATTATTTTTGAAAAGAAGAAAGCCTGTATCTTAGCTATCAATAAATGGGATGAGCAGACTTCAAGCGAGACAAGCAAGACAAAATTCATTGAAGAAGTAAAGTTTCATCTGCCGTTTTTTGCCTATGTGCCGGTAGTATTTTTGTCTGCTAAGTATGGTCATCACGTATTTGATGCCATTGATATTGCATTTAAGTTGGCCCCTCGATTTAACAAGCGTATTAATACATCGCAGCTCAACCGCGCTTTGGAGAGAGCTTTAGAGGCACACCAACCTCCGTCGGTTATGGGGCGCCCCTTAAAAATGTATTTTGCTACGCAAATCGATACGGCTCCACCAACTTTTGCCATCAGTTGTTCGAAACCGCGTGAAGTTAATTACTCGTATAAACGCTATTTAACCAATTATTTCAGGAAAAATCTTGATCTTGGTGAAATCCCTCTACGACTGGTTTTTCGAAGTAAGTCTGATGCCAACGCCTTTAAGAGAGACGCTTGCTGA
- the rnc gene encoding ribonuclease III: MPIFDLNQKSTQYQVLDRAIAYKFKDHSLLKLALMHKSARVKNNPSDQLINNERLEFLGDAVLSVITADFLYQNKKHLREGDLSRLRAQYVCQENLALGAQRIKLGDYLVSDRAMRAAGGNYTAAVLADALEAIFGAVYIDGGLDSARVTIFSVLGEPSLDLSTIEKDAKTRLQEIVQAHIHQAPKYIILDKSGPAHAPTFHVGIKVQDKIVASAHGENLKIATQNAAMIALSDYELASR, encoded by the coding sequence ATGCCTATTTTCGATTTAAACCAAAAATCCACTCAATACCAAGTGCTCGATCGTGCTATTGCTTATAAGTTTAAAGATCATTCCTTGTTAAAGCTTGCACTTATGCATAAAAGCGCTCGTGTTAAAAATAATCCAAGCGATCAGCTGATTAACAATGAACGCCTGGAATTTCTGGGTGACGCTGTGCTGTCGGTCATAACTGCTGATTTTCTCTATCAAAACAAGAAACATTTGAGAGAGGGTGATCTAAGCCGCCTAAGAGCTCAATATGTTTGCCAGGAAAATCTTGCGCTCGGAGCTCAAAGAATTAAGCTTGGTGATTACTTAGTGAGTGACAGAGCAATGAGAGCGGCAGGCGGAAACTATACAGCAGCAGTATTAGCGGATGCTCTCGAGGCTATTTTTGGCGCTGTGTACATTGATGGCGGGCTTGATAGCGCTCGTGTAACTATTTTTTCTGTTTTGGGAGAACCTTCACTTGATCTCTCTACCATCGAAAAGGATGCAAAAACACGATTGCAAGAAATAGTTCAGGCTCACATCCATCAGGCACCTAAATATATAATTTTGGACAAGAGTGGACCTGCTCATGCTCCAACTTTTCATGTAGGAATTAAGGTGCAGGATAAAATTGTAGCCAGCGCTCATGGGGAAAACCTGAAAATTGCCACTCAGAATGCTGCAATGATTGCTCTATCCGACTACGAATTAGCATCGCGCTAA